The Eubacteriaceae bacterium Marseille-Q4139 genome has a window encoding:
- the nifJ gene encoding pyruvate:ferredoxin (flavodoxin) oxidoreductase: MARKMKTMDGNHAAAHASYAFTDVAAIYPITPSSPMAEATDEWATDGRTNMFGQTVQITEMQSEAGAAGAVHGSLAAGALTTTYTASQGLLLMIPNLYKIAGEQLPGVFNVSARALASHALSIFGDHSDVYACRQTGCAMLCESSVQEVMDLTPVAHLAALKGKVPFINFFDGFRTSHEIQKIETWDYEDLKEMTDMDAIDEFRKRALNPNHPCQRGSAQNPDIFFQVREACNPYYDALPAIVQEYMDKVNAKIGTDYKLFNYYGAADAEHVIVAMGSVNDTIEETIDYLVKKGEKVGVVKVRLYRPFATEAFVNAIPETVKQISVLDRTKEPGAIGEPLYLDVVAALKGTKFDQVPVFTGRYGLGSKDTTPAQIVAVYENHTKQKFTIGIVDDVTNLSLELGAPLVTTPEGTINCKFWGLGADGTVGANKNSIKIIGDNTDMYAQAYFDYDSKKSGGVTMSHLRFGHSPIKSTYLIRKANFVACHNPAYIRKYNMVQELVDGGTFLLNCAWDMEGLEKHLPGQVKKFIADHNIKFYTIDGVKLGIETGMGPTRINTILQSAFFKLAAIIPEEKAIELMKAAAQATYGRKGEDVVKKNWAAIDAGAQNVVEIQVPESWKSCEDEGLDFVHAEGGRKDVVDFVNNIQAAVNAQEGNNLPVSAFTKYVDGTTPSGSSAYEKRGIAVNVPVWNPDNCIQCNFCSYVCPHAVIRPIAMTEEEAAKAPESQKTIPMTGMPQYKFAMTISALDCTGCGSCANVCPGKKGEKALTMQSLESNLSAQDGFNYGQTLDIKQDVIEKFKETTVKGSQFKQPLLEFSGACAGCGETPYAKLLTQLFGDRMYIANATGCTSIWGNSSPSTPYTVGKDGRGPAWDNSLFEDNAEFGYGMLLAQNAIRDGLKAKVETVYASDKASDEVKAACKEWLDTFGIGALNGSATDKLVAVLEGIDCPTCKEIVKNKDFLAKKSQWVFGGDGWAYDIGFGGVDHVLASGKDINIMVYNTEVYSNTGGQSSKATPTGAVAQFAAGGKEVKQKDLAAIAMSYGYVYVAQISMGADMNQTIKALAEAEAYPGPSLIIAYAPCINHGIKKGMAKAQTEEKLAVQSGYWNIFRYNPAAEKKFSLDCKPATVSYQEFIGGEVRYTSLALKNPERAKALFAQAEQNAKDKYEYLEKLVALYDNSEK; encoded by the coding sequence ATGGCAAGAAAAATGAAAACCATGGATGGCAACCATGCAGCAGCTCATGCTTCCTATGCGTTTACTGACGTGGCCGCCATCTACCCGATCACTCCTTCTTCCCCCATGGCGGAAGCTACGGATGAGTGGGCAACCGATGGAAGAACAAACATGTTCGGACAGACCGTACAGATCACGGAGATGCAGTCCGAGGCCGGTGCAGCCGGTGCCGTACACGGCTCCCTGGCAGCAGGCGCTCTGACAACGACCTATACGGCTTCCCAGGGTCTTCTCTTAATGATCCCGAACCTGTACAAGATTGCCGGTGAGCAGCTTCCGGGCGTATTCAACGTATCTGCCCGTGCCCTGGCATCCCACGCCCTTTCCATTTTCGGCGACCACTCCGACGTATATGCCTGTCGTCAGACTGGCTGTGCAATGCTCTGCGAGTCCAGCGTACAGGAGGTTATGGACTTAACGCCTGTTGCACATCTTGCAGCATTAAAGGGCAAGGTTCCGTTCATCAACTTCTTTGACGGTTTCCGTACTTCCCACGAGATCCAGAAGATCGAGACCTGGGATTATGAGGACTTAAAAGAAATGACAGACATGGATGCCATCGACGAGTTCAGAAAGAGAGCACTGAACCCGAACCATCCGTGCCAGAGAGGTTCCGCTCAGAACCCGGATATCTTCTTCCAGGTAAGAGAGGCCTGCAACCCGTACTATGATGCCCTTCCGGCAATCGTACAGGAGTACATGGACAAGGTCAACGCAAAGATCGGAACTGACTACAAGCTGTTTAACTACTACGGCGCTGCTGATGCAGAGCACGTAATCGTTGCCATGGGTTCCGTAAACGATACCATCGAAGAGACCATCGACTACCTGGTAAAGAAGGGTGAGAAGGTCGGCGTCGTTAAGGTGCGTCTTTACAGACCGTTCGCTACGGAAGCATTCGTAAATGCAATTCCGGAGACCGTTAAGCAGATTTCCGTTCTCGACAGAACGAAAGAGCCGGGCGCCATCGGCGAGCCGCTTTACCTGGACGTTGTTGCTGCTCTTAAGGGCACGAAATTCGATCAGGTTCCGGTATTCACTGGCCGCTACGGCTTAGGTTCCAAGGATACGACACCGGCTCAGATCGTTGCCGTATATGAGAACCATACAAAACAGAAATTCACCATCGGTATCGTGGACGATGTGACCAACCTCTCCCTTGAGCTTGGCGCTCCGCTCGTAACGACTCCGGAAGGCACCATCAACTGCAAGTTCTGGGGCCTTGGCGCAGACGGTACCGTAGGCGCAAACAAGAACTCCATCAAGATCATCGGCGACAACACCGACATGTATGCACAGGCATACTTCGATTACGACTCCAAGAAGTCCGGCGGTGTTACCATGTCCCACCTGCGCTTCGGCCACTCCCCGATTAAGTCCACCTACTTAATCCGCAAGGCCAACTTCGTTGCATGCCACAACCCGGCATACATCAGAAAGTACAACATGGTTCAGGAGCTGGTTGACGGCGGTACATTCCTTCTCAACTGTGCATGGGATATGGAAGGCCTTGAGAAGCACCTTCCGGGCCAGGTGAAGAAATTCATCGCTGACCACAACATCAAGTTCTACACCATCGACGGTGTGAAGCTTGGTATCGAGACCGGCATGGGCCCGACACGTATCAACACGATCCTTCAGTCCGCATTCTTCAAGCTGGCTGCCATCATCCCGGAGGAGAAGGCTATCGAGCTTATGAAGGCTGCCGCACAGGCTACCTACGGACGCAAGGGTGAAGACGTTGTTAAGAAGAACTGGGCAGCCATCGACGCAGGCGCTCAGAACGTCGTAGAGATCCAGGTTCCGGAAAGCTGGAAATCCTGCGAGGACGAGGGACTTGACTTCGTTCATGCAGAGGGCGGCAGAAAAGACGTTGTTGATTTCGTAAACAACATCCAGGCTGCTGTAAACGCTCAGGAAGGAAACAACCTGCCGGTATCCGCATTTACCAAGTATGTTGACGGTACGACTCCGTCCGGCTCCTCCGCATACGAGAAGCGCGGCATCGCCGTAAACGTGCCGGTTTGGAATCCGGACAACTGTATCCAGTGTAACTTCTGTTCTTATGTGTGCCCGCACGCAGTTATCCGTCCGATTGCCATGACAGAGGAAGAGGCTGCTAAGGCTCCGGAGAGCCAGAAGACCATCCCGATGACAGGTATGCCGCAGTACAAGTTTGCCATGACCATCTCCGCTCTGGATTGTACCGGATGCGGTTCCTGTGCAAACGTCTGCCCGGGCAAGAAGGGCGAGAAGGCACTCACCATGCAGAGCCTGGAGTCCAACCTTTCTGCTCAGGACGGCTTTAACTATGGCCAGACCCTGGATATCAAGCAGGATGTAATTGAGAAATTCAAAGAGACCACCGTTAAGGGCAGCCAGTTCAAACAGCCGCTCCTTGAGTTCTCCGGCGCATGCGCAGGCTGCGGCGAGACTCCGTATGCGAAGCTGCTTACTCAGCTCTTCGGTGACAGAATGTACATTGCAAACGCAACAGGATGTACCTCCATCTGGGGTAACTCCTCACCGTCCACACCTTACACCGTAGGCAAAGACGGCCGCGGCCCGGCATGGGACAACTCCCTGTTCGAGGACAACGCTGAGTTCGGTTACGGTATGCTTTTAGCTCAGAACGCAATCCGTGACGGCTTAAAGGCTAAGGTTGAGACCGTTTACGCTTCCGACAAGGCTTCCGACGAAGTGAAGGCAGCCTGCAAGGAGTGGCTCGATACCTTCGGCATCGGCGCTCTGAACGGTTCCGCTACGGACAAGCTGGTTGCAGTTCTCGAAGGCATTGACTGCCCGACCTGCAAGGAGATCGTAAAGAACAAAGATTTCCTGGCTAAGAAGTCCCAGTGGGTATTCGGCGGCGACGGATGGGCTTACGATATCGGCTTCGGCGGCGTTGACCACGTACTTGCAAGCGGCAAGGACATCAACATCATGGTTTACAACACCGAGGTTTACTCCAACACAGGCGGACAGTCCTCCAAGGCTACTCCGACCGGTGCTGTTGCCCAGTTCGCAGCAGGCGGCAAGGAAGTAAAACAGAAAGATCTTGCAGCCATCGCCATGAGCTACGGCTATGTATATGTTGCACAGATTTCCATGGGTGCTGATATGAACCAGACCATCAAGGCTCTGGCAGAGGCAGAGGCATATCCGGGTCCGTCCCTGATTATCGCTTACGCTCCGTGTATCAACCATGGTATCAAGAAAGGTATGGCAAAGGCTCAGACAGAAGAGAAGCTTGCTGTTCAGTCCGGTTACTGGAACATCTTCCGTTACAACCCGGCAGCTGAGAAGAAGTTCTCCCTTGACTGCAAGCCGGCAACCGTATCCTACCAGGAATTCATCGGCGGCGAGGTTCGTTACACGTCTCTGGCCCTGAAGAATCCGGAAAGAGCAAAGGCACTGTTTGCACAGGCAGAGCAGAACGCAAAGGATAAGTACGAATATCTTGAGAAGTTAGTTGCCCTGTATGACAACAGCGAGAAATAA
- a CDS encoding N-acetyltransferase, giving the protein MDRNAVIIRNETENDFRRVEEVTRAAFWNLYVPGCSEHYVAHVIRSHEDFVKELDFVAEADGKIVGNIMYTKAQLLGEDGEKKEILTFGPISVLPEYQRQGIGTRLMEHSFEKAAGLGYDAVVIFGDPGNYAGRGFKSCKKYGVSLENKTFPSAMLVKELREGALDGKAWIYVQSPAFEIEEADAEAFDAGFPPLKKEVLPSQEVFFIHSHSVIA; this is encoded by the coding sequence ATGGACAGGAATGCTGTGATAATCAGAAATGAAACAGAGAACGATTTCCGCCGTGTCGAGGAGGTTACGCGTGCGGCTTTCTGGAACCTGTATGTGCCGGGCTGTTCGGAGCACTACGTGGCCCATGTGATCCGCAGCCATGAAGACTTTGTAAAGGAACTGGATTTTGTGGCCGAGGCGGACGGAAAGATTGTCGGAAATATCATGTACACGAAGGCGCAGCTTTTGGGCGAGGACGGAGAGAAGAAGGAAATCCTGACGTTCGGCCCCATTTCCGTCCTTCCGGAGTACCAGAGACAGGGAATCGGTACGCGCCTGATGGAACATTCCTTTGAGAAGGCGGCCGGACTGGGGTACGATGCAGTCGTGATTTTTGGCGACCCCGGAAATTATGCAGGACGCGGCTTCAAAAGCTGTAAAAAATACGGCGTTTCCTTGGAAAATAAGACGTTTCCTTCGGCGATGTTAGTAAAGGAGCTGCGGGAAGGCGCCCTGGACGGGAAAGCCTGGATCTATGTGCAGAGCCCGGCTTTTGAAATCGAAGAGGCGGATGCAGAGGCCTTTGACGCCGGATTCCCGCCGCTTAAGAAAGAGGTTCTGCCGAGCCAGGAGGTCTTTTTTATCCACAGCCATTCGGTGATTGCCTAG
- a CDS encoding amino acid adenylation domain-containing protein: protein MQTNILEYLERTVRRLPEKIAYTDGTYGLTFREVYGAARSVGSFLAAEGFYREPVVVYMKKSPDAIAAFFGAVYGGCFYVPFDEEMPKFRAALILENLKPRAVICDSHTEKTVNSLEFSGRVFRYEEIKTFRQDEAALASIRSRALDTDPIYIVFTSGSTGIPKGVAACHRSVLDYVENLSEVLGFGEETVFGNQSPLYFDACLKELYPTMMFGATTYLIPKPLFMFPVKLVEYLNEHRINTVCWVVSALTMISSMGTFDTVVPEYLRTVAFGSEVFPMKQFLLWKKALPKAKFTNLYGPTECTGMSCYYHVERELGLDDVIPIGRPFHNTEILLLAEGDRPAKEGECGEICIRGTCVSLGYYNNPEKTAEVFVQNPLNPYYPEIIYRTGDIGRYNEYGELVFVSRKDYQIKHMGHRIELGEIEAYAGQADGVRMCCCVYDKEREKIVLFYVGDAEGKEILKELKSRLPRYMIPNRLEKLEALPFTANGKINRLELKNRLAEG, encoded by the coding sequence ATGCAGACAAATATACTGGAATATCTGGAGCGCACGGTCCGGCGCCTTCCGGAAAAAATTGCTTACACGGACGGAACCTATGGGCTGACCTTCCGGGAGGTCTACGGCGCGGCGCGGTCGGTCGGAAGCTTCCTGGCGGCAGAGGGCTTTTACCGGGAACCGGTGGTGGTATATATGAAAAAGAGTCCCGATGCCATTGCCGCGTTTTTCGGCGCCGTCTACGGCGGCTGTTTTTATGTGCCCTTTGATGAGGAGATGCCAAAATTCCGGGCGGCACTGATCCTTGAAAACTTAAAGCCGCGGGCCGTCATCTGTGACAGCCATACGGAAAAGACCGTAAACAGCCTGGAGTTTTCCGGGCGTGTATTCCGCTATGAGGAAATCAAAACCTTCCGGCAGGATGAGGCGGCTCTCGCGTCGATTAGGAGCCGGGCCCTTGATACGGATCCGATTTATATTGTGTTTACGTCGGGTTCCACAGGCATTCCCAAAGGCGTCGCGGCATGCCACCGGTCGGTTCTGGACTATGTGGAGAACCTTTCGGAGGTTCTTGGCTTCGGGGAGGAGACGGTTTTCGGAAACCAGTCGCCGTTATACTTTGACGCCTGCTTAAAGGAGCTTTATCCGACCATGATGTTCGGTGCCACCACCTATCTGATCCCGAAACCGCTGTTCATGTTCCCGGTGAAGCTGGTGGAATACTTAAACGAGCACCGGATCAACACGGTTTGCTGGGTGGTTTCCGCCCTGACGATGATTTCGTCCATGGGCACGTTTGATACGGTTGTGCCGGAATATCTCCGCACGGTGGCTTTTGGGAGCGAGGTGTTCCCGATGAAGCAGTTCCTTCTCTGGAAAAAGGCGCTTCCGAAGGCGAAATTTACGAACCTCTACGGGCCGACGGAGTGCACGGGGATGTCCTGCTATTACCATGTGGAGAGGGAGCTTGGACTGGATGATGTGATCCCCATCGGGCGGCCGTTCCACAACACGGAGATTCTTTTGCTGGCCGAAGGTGACCGGCCGGCGAAGGAGGGCGAATGCGGCGAAATCTGTATCCGCGGCACCTGCGTGTCCCTGGGGTATTACAACAATCCGGAAAAGACGGCGGAGGTTTTCGTACAGAACCCGTTGAACCCTTACTATCCGGAGATCATTTACCGCACCGGCGACATCGGGCGGTACAATGAGTACGGAGAGCTTGTCTTCGTGTCCCGGAAGGACTACCAGATCAAGCACATGGGCCACAGGATCGAGCTCGGTGAAATCGAGGCCTACGCAGGGCAGGCGGACGGCGTCCGCATGTGCTGCTGCGTCTACGACAAGGAGCGGGAGAAAATTGTCCTGTTCTATGTGGGAGACGCCGAGGGAAAAGAGATTTTAAAGGAATTAAAGAGCCGCCTGCCGCGGTATATGATTCCCAACCGTCTGGAAAAGCTGGAGGCTCTGCCTTTTACGGCAAACGGGAAGATCAACCGGCTGGAGCTTAAGAACCGGCTGGCAGAGGGATAA